The proteins below come from a single Candidatus Methylomirabilota bacterium genomic window:
- a CDS encoding S24/S26 family peptidase: MPGPPLVGSLVRLIVEEALRRGNSVWWRPRGFCMVPAIRDGERVLVAPVSSRALRIGDIVQYASPDGLRVHRLLGRRRDPSGETRLVLGGDNSEEPLEVARPADLLGRVVAVEREGRVTRLDSWWKRRVGLVRAWTRRVRRPGRVVGP, translated from the coding sequence GTGCCAGGACCGCCCTTGGTCGGGAGTCTCGTGCGGCTCATCGTCGAGGAAGCGCTGCGCCGGGGCAACTCTGTCTGGTGGCGACCCCGGGGATTCTGCATGGTCCCCGCGATTCGGGACGGCGAGCGGGTTCTCGTCGCGCCGGTCAGCTCGCGAGCGCTTCGCATCGGGGACATCGTGCAGTACGCGTCCCCGGACGGCCTGCGGGTCCATCGCCTCCTCGGGCGGCGGCGCGATCCGAGCGGTGAGACCCGGCTCGTGCTCGGCGGGGACAACTCCGAAGAACCGCTCGAGGTGGCGCGCCCCGCCGACCTGCTGGGGCGGGTCGTCGCCGTGGAACGGGAGGGGCGGGTCACACGCCTCGACTCGTGGTGGAAGAGAAGGGTCGGCCTCGTCAGGGCATGGACGCGGCGGGTGCGCCGCCCTGGGAGGGTAGTCGGGCCATGA